Proteins encoded by one window of Bacillus rossius redtenbacheri isolate Brsri chromosome 3, Brsri_v3, whole genome shotgun sequence:
- the LOC134530143 gene encoding protein real-time isoform X1 → MVQKYQSPVRIYKYPFELVMLAYERRFPTCPQIPVFVGCEVLSDSTSPDGAVCFKERRCKLTVDAPYLIKKIIGVDFVYFIQKNVLDQRARTLNIEATNETFSNRVVVLEKCKYYVHPENQDWTCFEQSASLDIKSFFGFENTMEKLAMKQYSQNISKGKEIIEYFVNELKEEGVTYVAPWIEPDTSLNDSNTELKASQDSEELELGASASDYSVPKKGSVSHHKTEQQFQLETDYIQRCLGELTLIQESRLVQLREWVAGLQRGKVPSDQTLLRFLRARDFNVEKAREMLSQSLLWRKKHQVDRILSEYSVPQVVTDYFPGGWHNCDKDGQPLYILRLGQMDVKGLIKSIGEEGLLQLTLHVCEEGLQLMEDATRALGRPVSTWALLVDLEGLNMRHLWRPGIRALLKIIEMVEANYPETMGRVLIIRAPRVFPILWTLVSTFIDDNTRSKFLFYGGNDYQGAGGLADYIPPEHIPDFLGGRCRTTLIEGGLVPKGLYMSEGDQEKEGGLLTDDSIYRSVSLGRGQVHEALITMDDPGSVITWDFDVMRQDVAFTVLRTREPVPAHSPSGALQTIQNMNPLAPDLEHRSVIDKAWQEGRDYFRVEPALVCHDGESIQGSHVASHVGTYVLQWKLHLAQPQDLLDSITAAKAQVMYYYEKLSSADYRSAVTRLATPGSAVGGGILFMSLHVSGVAQWPSALSGNLPARIPYPLLLFIFLFLTILNC, encoded by the exons GCGTACGAGCGCAGGTTCCCCACCTGCCCGCAGATCCCTGTGTTCGTGGGCTGCGAGGTGCTCTCGGACAGCACCAGCCCCGACGGAGCAGTCTGCTTCAAGGAGCGGCGCTGCAAGCTCACGGTCGATGCCCCCTATCTCATTAAAAAG ATAATAGGTGTGGATTTTGTGTACTTCATCCAGAAGAATGTTTTGGATCAACGTGCACGCACTCTCAACATTGAAGCCACAAACGAGACTTTCTCCAACAGGGTAGTAGTTCTGGAAAAGTGCAAATATTAT GTGCACCCGGAGAACCAGGACTGGACGTGCTTCGAGCAGAGCGCCAGCCTCGACATCAAGTCCTTCTTTGGCTTCGAGAACACCATGGAGAAGCTGGCTATGAAGCAGTACTCGCAGAACATCTCGAAG GGCAAGGAGATCATAGAGTACTTTGTCAACGAACTGAAGGAAGAGGGAGTAACTTACGTTGCTCCGTGGATCGAGCCGGACACATCACTGAACGACTCAAA CACGGAACTGAAAGCCAGCCAGGACTCGGAAGAACTCGAGTTAGGAGCCTCTGCCTCGGACTACTCTGTGCCGAAGAAAGGATCTGTGTCCCACCACAAGACAG AGCAGCAGTTCCAGCTGGAGACGGACTACATCCAGCGCTGCCTGGGGGAGCTGACGCTGATCCAGGAGTCGCGCCTGGTGCAGCTGCGAGAGTGGGTGGCAGGCCTGCAGCGCGGCAAGGTGCCCTCCGATCAGACCCTGCTGCGCTTCCTGCGCGCGCGCGACTTCAACGTGGAGAAGGCGCGCGAGATGCTGTCCCAGTCGCTGCTGTGGCGCAAGAAGCACCAGGTGGACCGCATCCTGTCCGAGTACAGCGTGCCGCAGGTCGTCACGGACTACTTCCCCGGCGGCTGGCACAACTGCGACAAAG ATGGGCAACCATTATACATCTTACGGTTGGGTCAGATGGATGTGAAAGGCCTCATCAAGTCTATTGGCGAAGAAGGACTTCTTCAGTTG ACGCTGCACGTGTGCGAGGAGGGCTTGCAGCTGATGGAGGACGCGACGCGTGCGCTGGGCCGGCCCGTGTCCACCTGGGCCCTGCTCGTGGACCTGGAAGGACTGAACATGCGCCACCTCTGGCGCCCGGGCATACGG gCTCTTCTTAAAATAATAGAGATGGTGGAGGCCAACTACCCTGAGACGATGGGCCGAGTGCTGATCATCAGAGCACCGCGCGTCTTCCCCATCTTGTGGACGCTGGTCAGCACCTTCATAG ATGACAACACTCGCAGCAAGTTCCTGTTCTACGGAGGGAACGACTACCAGGGGGCGGGCGGCCTGGCGGACTACATCCCTCCGGAGCACATCCCTGACTTCCTGGGCGGCCGCTGCAGG ACGACGCTGATCGAGGGCGGGCTGGTGCCCAAGGGCCTCTACATGTCGGAGGGCGACCAGGAGAAGGAAGGGGGCCTGCTGACGGACGACAGCATCTACCGCTCCGTCAGCCTGGGCCGGGGCCAG GTGCACGAAGCCCTGATCACGATGGACGACCCCGGCAGCGTGATCACCTGGGACTTCGACGTGATGCGGCAGGACGTGGCGTTCACGGTGCTGCGCACGCGCGAGCCCGTCCCCGCGCACAGCCCGTCAG GCGCGCTGCAGACCATCCAGAACATGAACCCTCTGGCTCCGGACCTGGAGCACCGCTCCGTGATCGACAAGGCCTGGCAGGAGGGGCGGGACTACTTCCGGGTGGAGCCCGCCCTCGTCTGTCACGACGGGGAGAGCATCCAG GGCTCGCACGTGGCCAGCCACGTGGGCACGTACGTGCTGCAGTGGAAGCTGCACCTGGCGCAGCCCCAGGACCTGCTggactccatcaccgcggccaaggcCCAGGTCATGTACTACTACGAGAAGCTCAGCTCCGCCGACTACAGGTCAGCCGTCACCCGCCTTGCGACGCCCGGGTCGGCCGTGGGAGGCGGGATCCTGTTCATGAGTCTTCACGTCAGCGGCGTGGCTCAGTGGCCAAGCGCATTGTCTGGCAATCTGCCTGCTCGGATTCCATACCCACtgctactttttatttttttatttctcacaatattaaactgttaa
- the LOC134530143 gene encoding SEC14-like protein 1 isoform X2, whose product MVQKYQSPVRIYKYPFELVMLAYERRFPTCPQIPVFVGCEVLSDSTSPDGAVCFKERRCKLTVDAPYLIKKIIGVDFVYFIQKNVLDQRARTLNIEATNETFSNRVVVLEKCKYYVHPENQDWTCFEQSASLDIKSFFGFENTMEKLAMKQYSQNISKGKEIIEYFVNELKEEGVTYVAPWIEPDTSLNDSNTELKASQDSEELELGASASDYSVPKKGSVSHHKTEQQFQLETDYIQRCLGELTLIQESRLVQLREWVAGLQRGKVPSDQTLLRFLRARDFNVEKAREMLSQSLLWRKKHQVDRILSEYSVPQVVTDYFPGGWHNCDKDGQPLYILRLGQMDVKGLIKSIGEEGLLQLTLHVCEEGLQLMEDATRALGRPVSTWALLVDLEGLNMRHLWRPGIRALLKIIEMVEANYPETMGRVLIIRAPRVFPILWTLVSTFIDDNTRSKFLFYGGNDYQGAGGLADYIPPEHIPDFLGGRCRTTLIEGGLVPKGLYMSEGDQEKEGGLLTDDSIYRSVSLGRGQVHEALITMDDPGSVITWDFDVMRQDVAFTVLRTREPVPAHSPSGALQTIQNMNPLAPDLEHRSVIDKAWQEGRDYFRVEPALVCHDGESIQGSHVASHVGTYVLQWKLHLAQPQDLLDSITAAKAQVMYYYEKLSSADYRGSMSSLQSGHSAFSALSKSSVASSCPSR is encoded by the exons GCGTACGAGCGCAGGTTCCCCACCTGCCCGCAGATCCCTGTGTTCGTGGGCTGCGAGGTGCTCTCGGACAGCACCAGCCCCGACGGAGCAGTCTGCTTCAAGGAGCGGCGCTGCAAGCTCACGGTCGATGCCCCCTATCTCATTAAAAAG ATAATAGGTGTGGATTTTGTGTACTTCATCCAGAAGAATGTTTTGGATCAACGTGCACGCACTCTCAACATTGAAGCCACAAACGAGACTTTCTCCAACAGGGTAGTAGTTCTGGAAAAGTGCAAATATTAT GTGCACCCGGAGAACCAGGACTGGACGTGCTTCGAGCAGAGCGCCAGCCTCGACATCAAGTCCTTCTTTGGCTTCGAGAACACCATGGAGAAGCTGGCTATGAAGCAGTACTCGCAGAACATCTCGAAG GGCAAGGAGATCATAGAGTACTTTGTCAACGAACTGAAGGAAGAGGGAGTAACTTACGTTGCTCCGTGGATCGAGCCGGACACATCACTGAACGACTCAAA CACGGAACTGAAAGCCAGCCAGGACTCGGAAGAACTCGAGTTAGGAGCCTCTGCCTCGGACTACTCTGTGCCGAAGAAAGGATCTGTGTCCCACCACAAGACAG AGCAGCAGTTCCAGCTGGAGACGGACTACATCCAGCGCTGCCTGGGGGAGCTGACGCTGATCCAGGAGTCGCGCCTGGTGCAGCTGCGAGAGTGGGTGGCAGGCCTGCAGCGCGGCAAGGTGCCCTCCGATCAGACCCTGCTGCGCTTCCTGCGCGCGCGCGACTTCAACGTGGAGAAGGCGCGCGAGATGCTGTCCCAGTCGCTGCTGTGGCGCAAGAAGCACCAGGTGGACCGCATCCTGTCCGAGTACAGCGTGCCGCAGGTCGTCACGGACTACTTCCCCGGCGGCTGGCACAACTGCGACAAAG ATGGGCAACCATTATACATCTTACGGTTGGGTCAGATGGATGTGAAAGGCCTCATCAAGTCTATTGGCGAAGAAGGACTTCTTCAGTTG ACGCTGCACGTGTGCGAGGAGGGCTTGCAGCTGATGGAGGACGCGACGCGTGCGCTGGGCCGGCCCGTGTCCACCTGGGCCCTGCTCGTGGACCTGGAAGGACTGAACATGCGCCACCTCTGGCGCCCGGGCATACGG gCTCTTCTTAAAATAATAGAGATGGTGGAGGCCAACTACCCTGAGACGATGGGCCGAGTGCTGATCATCAGAGCACCGCGCGTCTTCCCCATCTTGTGGACGCTGGTCAGCACCTTCATAG ATGACAACACTCGCAGCAAGTTCCTGTTCTACGGAGGGAACGACTACCAGGGGGCGGGCGGCCTGGCGGACTACATCCCTCCGGAGCACATCCCTGACTTCCTGGGCGGCCGCTGCAGG ACGACGCTGATCGAGGGCGGGCTGGTGCCCAAGGGCCTCTACATGTCGGAGGGCGACCAGGAGAAGGAAGGGGGCCTGCTGACGGACGACAGCATCTACCGCTCCGTCAGCCTGGGCCGGGGCCAG GTGCACGAAGCCCTGATCACGATGGACGACCCCGGCAGCGTGATCACCTGGGACTTCGACGTGATGCGGCAGGACGTGGCGTTCACGGTGCTGCGCACGCGCGAGCCCGTCCCCGCGCACAGCCCGTCAG GCGCGCTGCAGACCATCCAGAACATGAACCCTCTGGCTCCGGACCTGGAGCACCGCTCCGTGATCGACAAGGCCTGGCAGGAGGGGCGGGACTACTTCCGGGTGGAGCCCGCCCTCGTCTGTCACGACGGGGAGAGCATCCAG GGCTCGCACGTGGCCAGCCACGTGGGCACGTACGTGCTGCAGTGGAAGCTGCACCTGGCGCAGCCCCAGGACCTGCTggactccatcaccgcggccaaggcCCAGGTCATGTACTACTACGAGAAGCTCAGCTCCGCCGACTACAG GGGCTCCATGTCGAGCCTGCAGTCGGGACACAGCGCCTTCTCGGCCCTGAGCAAGAGCAGTGTTGCCAGCTCGTGCCCCTCCAGATGA